The Streptococcus sp. 29896 genome includes a region encoding these proteins:
- a CDS encoding iron chaperone, producing the protein MLQEFLNKVKNPVLKDKLEGIFNQIQQEFPSLTTEIKWNQPMFIMDGTFIIGFSAAKAHISIAPETVTMETFAKDIKEAGYDATSNLFKIKEDQEVNWDLLRNIIAFNMEDKKGYEKFWR; encoded by the coding sequence ATGCTCCAAGAATTTTTGAACAAGGTTAAAAACCCTGTCTTGAAGGACAAACTGGAAGGCATTTTCAATCAGATTCAGCAGGAATTTCCAAGTCTGACAACTGAAATCAAGTGGAACCAGCCCATGTTTATCATGGACGGGACCTTTATCATCGGCTTCTCTGCTGCCAAGGCCCATATTTCCATTGCACCCGAAACGGTTACTATGGAGACCTTTGCCAAGGACATCAAGGAAGCCGGCTACGATGCAACTTCCAACCTCTTCAAAATTAAGGAAGACCAAGAAGTCAACTGGGACCTACTCCGCAATATCATCGCCTTTAACATGGAAGATAAGAAGGGCTATGAAAAGTTCTGGAGATAG
- the treC gene encoding alpha,alpha-phosphotrehalase: MTIDKRKVVYQIYPKSYKDTTGNGVGDLRGIIEKLPYLKELGIDMIWLNPFYPSPQRDNGYDISDYTAVNPDFGTMADFEEMVAVGKELGIEFMLDMVLNHCSTDHEWFQKALAGDKYYQDFFILRDQPTDWVSKFGGNAWAPFGDTGKYYLHLFDVTQADLNWRNPHVRDELFKVVNFWKDKGVKGFRFDVINLIGKDEVLEDCPINDGKPAYTDRPITHDYLKMMNNATFGAEKGFMTVGEMSATTIENCILYTAPEREELSMAFNFHHLKVDYKDGQKWTIMDFDFEELKRLFHTWGEEMSVGNGWNALFYNNHDQPRALNRFVDVENFRKEGATMLAASIHLSRGTPYIYMGEEIGMIDPDYDSMDDYVDVESINAYQMLLDQGHTPEQAFKIIQTKSRDNSRTPMQWDASDNAGFSTGTPWLKAGKSYQTINVEQEKTGPIFTFYQELIRLRKELPLISEGDYKAAYKDSQKVYAFERLLNGEKLLVLNNFFAEEVELDLADDYAHGQVLISNYPDSTLGKKITLKPYQALAILVK; encoded by the coding sequence ATGACAATTGACAAGCGAAAAGTTGTCTATCAAATCTACCCCAAATCTTACAAGGACACGACTGGAAACGGTGTCGGCGACCTGCGTGGAATTATTGAAAAACTACCTTATCTGAAGGAGCTAGGGATTGACATGATTTGGCTCAATCCCTTCTACCCAAGTCCGCAACGGGACAACGGCTATGACATTTCAGACTATACAGCCGTCAATCCTGATTTTGGTACCATGGCTGACTTTGAAGAAATGGTGGCTGTCGGTAAAGAATTAGGTATCGAATTTATGTTGGACATGGTTCTCAACCACTGCTCGACAGACCACGAATGGTTCCAGAAGGCCCTAGCTGGCGATAAATACTACCAAGATTTCTTTATCCTGCGTGACCAGCCAACTGACTGGGTTTCCAAGTTTGGTGGCAATGCCTGGGCACCCTTTGGCGATACCGGGAAATATTATCTTCATCTCTTTGATGTGACCCAAGCAGACCTCAACTGGCGAAATCCACATGTTCGGGACGAACTCTTCAAGGTGGTCAACTTCTGGAAAGACAAGGGCGTCAAAGGCTTCCGCTTCGACGTTATCAACCTGATTGGTAAGGATGAAGTCCTAGAAGATTGCCCAATCAACGACGGCAAGCCTGCCTACACCGACCGCCCGATCACCCACGACTATCTCAAGATGATGAACAACGCCACTTTTGGAGCAGAAAAAGGCTTCATGACCGTTGGGGAAATGTCTGCCACGACCATTGAAAACTGCATTCTCTACACGGCTCCTGAGCGGGAAGAGTTGTCCATGGCCTTCAACTTCCACCACTTGAAAGTGGACTACAAGGACGGTCAAAAATGGACCATTATGGACTTTGACTTTGAGGAACTCAAACGCCTCTTTCACACTTGGGGCGAGGAGATGTCAGTCGGAAATGGCTGGAATGCTCTATTTTACAACAACCACGACCAGCCTCGTGCCCTCAACCGCTTTGTTGATGTGGAGAATTTCCGCAAGGAAGGAGCAACTATGCTGGCTGCCTCTATCCACCTGTCACGCGGTACGCCTTACATCTACATGGGCGAAGAAATCGGTATGATTGACCCCGACTATGACAGCATGGACGACTACGTGGATGTGGAGTCTATCAATGCCTACCAGATGCTCTTGGACCAGGGGCACACACCTGAGCAGGCCTTCAAGATTATCCAGACCAAGTCCCGTGACAATTCCCGCACCCCGATGCAATGGGACGCTTCTGACAATGCAGGCTTCTCAACAGGCACTCCTTGGCTGAAGGCTGGCAAATCCTACCAAACGATTAACGTTGAGCAGGAAAAAACAGGCCCAATCTTTACCTTCTACCAAGAACTCATCCGCCTACGGAAAGAGCTCCCTCTCATTTCAGAAGGGGACTACAAGGCCGCCTACAAGGACAGCCAGAAAGTCTATGCCTTTGAACGCTTGCTGAACGGCGAGAAACTACTGGTCCTCAACAATTTCTTCGCAGAAGAAGTTGAACTAGACCTGGCAGACGACTACGCCCACGGCCAAGTCCTCATCAGCAACTACCCTGACAGCACGTTAGGTAAGAAAATCACCCTCAAGCCTTATCAGGCACTGGCGATTTTGGTGAAATAA
- the treR gene encoding trehalose operon repressor encodes MKKYQEIFNDIKDKILSDYYSAGTSLPTEKDLQELYGVSRDTVRKALAILTERGMIQKVQGRGSLVLKQELLNFPVSGLTSYQELTQSLQLQSQTNVVELDVVSVSTSLSKLTGFEAYSKVWKIVRTRSIDGKVSVIDTDYLAHDLVPHMTREIASQSIYDYLENKLGLDISFAQKEITIEPTNREEKALLQSQDDYLVLIKSRVFLGDTRQFQYTESKHKIDKFRFVDFARRKHSL; translated from the coding sequence ATGAAAAAATACCAAGAAATTTTTAACGATATTAAAGACAAGATTTTGAGTGATTACTACAGTGCAGGAACTTCCTTGCCAACAGAAAAGGACCTGCAGGAGCTCTATGGGGTCAGTCGTGACACGGTTCGTAAGGCATTGGCGATTTTGACCGAACGGGGCATGATTCAAAAGGTTCAAGGGAGAGGTTCGCTGGTCTTGAAGCAAGAACTCTTGAATTTTCCAGTCTCTGGTTTGACTTCTTATCAGGAGTTGACCCAATCCTTACAACTACAAAGTCAAACGAATGTAGTGGAGTTGGACGTGGTCTCAGTTTCAACTAGTTTGTCAAAACTAACAGGCTTTGAGGCTTACAGCAAGGTATGGAAGATTGTCCGTACAAGATCTATCGATGGGAAGGTTTCAGTAATCGATACGGACTACCTTGCCCATGACTTGGTTCCCCATATGACCAGAGAGATTGCTAGTCAGTCTATCTATGATTATTTGGAAAATAAACTTGGCCTGGATATTTCTTTTGCCCAAAAAGAGATTACAATTGAACCAACCAACCGAGAGGAAAAGGCCCTACTTCAGAGCCAGGATGACTATCTGGTCTTGATCAAATCCCGAGTCTTTTTAGGGGATACCCGTCAGTTCCAATATACTGAGAGCAAGCATAAGATTGACAAGTTCCGTTTCGTGGATTTTGCCCGCCGCAAGCATTCTCTCTAA
- the zapA gene encoding cell division protein ZapA encodes MANINRYKFSFGEKQLTLTTEHDNLFMEEIERITNEKYQALKEKMPSADSETLALLLAINALSVQLNREKAYAQTEAELATMKEKVLKKNVTLVDLDELEDRP; translated from the coding sequence ATGGCAAATATAAATCGTTATAAATTTTCCTTCGGTGAAAAACAACTAACGCTAACGACAGAACATGACAATCTGTTCATGGAAGAAATCGAACGAATTACCAATGAAAAATATCAGGCTTTAAAGGAAAAAATGCCCTCAGCAGATTCTGAGACTTTGGCCTTGCTCCTAGCTATCAATGCTCTTTCTGTTCAATTGAACCGTGAAAAGGCCTATGCCCAAACAGAGGCTGAGTTGGCTACGATGAAGGAAAAGGTCTTGAAGAAAAATGTGACCCTGGTTGATTTAGATGAATTAGAGGACCGCCCATGA
- a CDS encoding CvpA family protein, whose protein sequence is MISLLILIVLAWSFYIGYSRGLIVQAFYTFSSIFAMIVAAGFYKQVAQVLYLWVPFANATEGSSSYFFDSQYLFDLDQIFYAGLGFLLVYFLVYVIMRLLGIFVHLLTFADPDTATSKLIAGGLAVLVTWISLQIVLTIAATVPLALIQDSLNKDILAKAMIDFTPITSAVFKNLWISAISAQ, encoded by the coding sequence ATGATTAGTCTGCTTATTTTGATTGTCTTGGCGTGGAGTTTCTATATTGGCTACAGTCGAGGGCTGATTGTACAGGCTTTTTACACTTTTTCAAGTATCTTTGCCATGATTGTAGCAGCAGGATTTTACAAGCAAGTGGCACAGGTCTTGTATCTCTGGGTGCCTTTTGCAAATGCAACTGAAGGTAGCTCCAGCTATTTCTTTGATAGCCAGTACCTCTTTGACTTAGATCAGATTTTCTATGCTGGTCTCGGTTTTCTCTTGGTCTATTTCTTGGTCTATGTCATCATGCGCTTGCTTGGCATTTTCGTCCATCTCTTGACCTTTGCTGACCCAGATACAGCTACCAGCAAACTGATCGCAGGAGGCTTGGCAGTCTTGGTGACGTGGATTTCTCTGCAGATAGTCTTGACTATTGCGGCAACGGTTCCTTTAGCACTGATCCAAGACAGTTTGAACAAGGATATCTTGGCCAAGGCAATGATTGATTTTACGCCAATTACTAGCGCAGTCTTTAAAAATCTATGGATTAGTGCCATCTCAGCACAATAA
- a CDS encoding endonuclease MutS2, giving the protein MNTKILETLEFNKVRELVQPFVLTEQGLEELRQLEPMVEVHRIQQAFDELSDMGQIFVESPYFSLSATNDINPAMRRLELDTDLNISELLAVKKVLEVSKSLLDFYGNLENVSLSQLDKLFEKIELFPHLQGSLQSINDAGFVEDFASEKLAKIRRKIRESEDQVRQVMQDILKNKGDMLSDSILASRNGRNVLPVKNTYRNKIAGVVHDISASGSTVYIEPRAVVALNEDITNSKAEERHEISRILQELSDMLRPHSGIIRNNAWVIGHLDFIRAKHLFARDYKAVVPTISDKQDIALLNVRHPLLKAPVPNDLYFSSHLTAIVITGPNTGGKTIMLKTLGLTHLMAQSGLPILADKGSRVAIFKEIFADIGDEQSIEQSLSTFSSHMTHTVQILAEADQDSLILFDELGAGTDPQEGASLAMAILDDLRLRGIKTMATTHYPELKAYGIETSGIENASMEFDTNSLRPTYKFMQGVPGRSNAFEIARRLGLSDIIIQSAQSWTDTDSDVNRIIEKLESQTVESRQRLDKIRDVEQENYKMNRALRKLYDELNRERENELNKARLEAKEIVDMALAESEDILKNLHAAASLKPHQIIEAKAELKKLAPEVVDLSKNKVLKKAKIQREAKVGDDIIVTAYGQRGTLTKQLKDGRWEAQVGLIKMTLAKDEFELVKAEKAEQPKKRQVHTVKRANVRGPKARLDLRGKRYEEAMMELDEFIDQALLNNLAQVDIVHGIGTGVIREGVTKYLRRNKQVKEFGYAPQNAGGSGCTIVTFK; this is encoded by the coding sequence ATGAATACAAAAATTTTAGAAACCCTTGAATTTAACAAGGTAAGAGAATTGGTTCAGCCCTTTGTCTTGACCGAACAGGGCTTGGAAGAACTCAGGCAGTTGGAACCCATGGTGGAGGTCCACCGTATCCAACAAGCCTTTGATGAATTATCGGACATGGGGCAAATCTTTGTCGAAAGTCCCTATTTTAGCCTCTCAGCCACCAATGACATCAATCCAGCCATGCGCCGCTTGGAACTGGACACCGATCTCAATATTTCTGAATTATTAGCCGTCAAGAAGGTCTTGGAAGTGTCCAAGTCTCTCTTGGACTTTTATGGAAATCTGGAAAATGTCAGCCTGAGCCAGCTGGATAAACTCTTTGAGAAAATCGAGCTCTTTCCCCACTTACAAGGTTCGCTCCAGTCTATCAATGATGCAGGCTTTGTCGAGGATTTTGCTTCTGAAAAGCTAGCAAAAATCCGCAGAAAAATCCGTGAATCAGAAGATCAGGTCCGTCAGGTCATGCAGGATATTTTGAAGAATAAGGGGGATATGTTATCCGACAGCATCTTGGCTAGTCGTAATGGGCGCAATGTCCTTCCTGTCAAAAATACCTATCGCAATAAGATAGCAGGGGTCGTCCATGATATTTCCGCTTCTGGCTCGACCGTTTATATTGAACCTAGAGCGGTTGTTGCGCTCAATGAAGATATTACCAATAGCAAGGCAGAGGAACGTCATGAAATCAGTCGGATTTTGCAAGAGTTGTCCGACATGTTGCGGCCTCATAGCGGTATTATCCGCAACAATGCCTGGGTGATTGGGCATTTGGATTTCATCCGCGCCAAACACCTTTTTGCACGAGATTACAAGGCCGTCGTCCCAACGATTTCAGATAAGCAAGATATCGCTCTGCTCAATGTCCGCCATCCGCTCTTAAAAGCACCTGTTCCCAACGACCTTTATTTTAGTAGTCATTTGACAGCCATCGTGATTACAGGTCCCAACACGGGTGGTAAGACCATTATGCTCAAGACCTTGGGATTGACCCATCTGATGGCTCAGTCTGGTTTGCCTATCTTGGCTGACAAGGGCAGTCGGGTAGCTATCTTCAAAGAAATTTTTGCGGATATTGGTGATGAACAGTCGATTGAGCAGAGTTTATCAACCTTCTCCAGTCACATGACCCACACGGTGCAGATTTTAGCGGAGGCGGATCAAGATTCCCTTATTCTCTTTGACGAGTTGGGAGCTGGGACCGATCCGCAGGAGGGTGCATCTTTGGCAATGGCTATTTTGGATGACCTTCGTTTGCGGGGAATCAAGACCATGGCAACCACCCACTATCCTGAGCTCAAGGCCTACGGGATAGAAACCTCTGGTATTGAAAATGCCAGCATGGAATTTGATACCAATAGCCTACGACCGACCTATAAGTTTATGCAGGGTGTTCCTGGTCGCTCCAATGCCTTTGAAATTGCCCGCCGTCTTGGTCTATCTGATATTATTATCCAGTCAGCCCAGTCTTGGACGGATACAGATAGCGATGTCAACCGCATTATCGAGAAATTGGAAAGCCAGACGGTTGAAAGTCGTCAGCGTCTGGATAAGATTCGTGATGTGGAGCAAGAAAATTACAAGATGAACCGAGCCCTTCGTAAGCTCTATGACGAGCTCAATCGTGAGCGGGAAAATGAGCTCAACAAGGCACGCTTGGAGGCCAAGGAAATTGTCGATATGGCATTGGCAGAAAGCGAGGACATTCTTAAAAATCTTCATGCTGCAGCTAGTCTTAAGCCCCACCAGATTATTGAAGCCAAGGCAGAGCTGAAAAAGTTGGCGCCTGAAGTGGTGGATCTGTCTAAGAACAAAGTCTTGAAAAAAGCCAAAATTCAGAGGGAAGCCAAGGTGGGTGATGACATTATCGTTACGGCTTATGGACAACGTGGGACCTTGACCAAACAGCTTAAGGACGGGCGTTGGGAAGCTCAGGTTGGCTTGATTAAGATGACCTTGGCCAAAGATGAGTTTGAGTTAGTCAAGGCGGAAAAGGCAGAGCAGCCTAAGAAACGCCAGGTTCACACAGTCAAACGTGCCAATGTACGAGGACCAAAAGCCCGCTTAGATCTCCGTGGCAAACGCTACGAAGAGGCAATGATGGAGCTGGATGAATTTATCGACCAAGCCTTGCTCAATAACCTAGCCCAAGTCGATATTGTTCACGGTATTGGTACAGGGGTTATCCGAGAAGGGGTGACCAAGTACCTTCGCCGCAACAAGCAGGTCAAGGAATTCGGCTACGCCCCACAAAATGCAGGTGGCTCAGGCTGTACTATTGTGACTTTTAAGTAA
- a CDS encoding DUF1310 family protein: MKKVMKIIVGILLVIGIGIGGIGYMQHKEHEKMVAIATSEEAKKVYEDFMKKRDPDAFEQDGVIQSYEIDTNSLKYNPMGGLMVDVYLNGKQNIYISYNLIDNGDGTYHSAYYIGSPDLLEFLNEEYQ, encoded by the coding sequence ATGAAAAAAGTAATGAAGATCATTGTCGGCATTTTGTTAGTAATCGGGATTGGAATAGGAGGAATTGGATACATGCAACACAAGGAACATGAAAAGATGGTCGCTATTGCTACTAGTGAAGAGGCGAAAAAGGTTTATGAGGATTTCATGAAAAAGAGAGATCCTGATGCCTTTGAACAAGATGGAGTCATTCAATCTTATGAAATTGACACGAACAGTTTAAAATACAATCCTATGGGCGGGTTGATGGTAGACGTATATCTTAATGGTAAACAGAACATATACATCAGTTATAATTTAATTGATAATGGGGACGGAACATACCATTCTGCTTATTATATAGGCTCCCCAGATCTGCTAGAATTTTTAAATGAGGAATATCAATGA
- a CDS encoding DUF1310 family protein, with protein MKTVVKILVGVIVAIALGIGGFKLMQKIEHDYMVEVVKSEEVREIIEERLISYDTRALTEEGAIRSYSIDSSSIRRNPMGGISFTVHVNNDSGLYVFYTINKDSNTKKIVLEGGGNSSRFENLITKDTRE; from the coding sequence ATGAAAACAGTTGTCAAAATACTTGTCGGCGTTATTGTCGCTATAGCACTTGGAATAGGAGGATTTAAGTTGATGCAAAAAATCGAGCACGATTATATGGTAGAGGTTGTGAAGAGTGAGGAAGTGAGGGAGATTATCGAAGAAAGGTTAATTTCTTATGATACAAGAGCGTTAACTGAAGAGGGAGCAATAAGGTCCTACTCTATAGATAGTTCCTCAATTCGCCGTAATCCAATGGGAGGAATTAGCTTTACGGTTCACGTTAATAATGATAGTGGACTGTATGTTTTTTATACAATTAATAAAGATTCTAATACAAAAAAAATAGTGCTTGAAGGTGGAGGGAATTCCTCTAGGTTTGAGAATCTAATAACAAAAGATACGAGGGAATAA
- a CDS encoding Mbeg1-like protein, with the protein MYTEQERQRIAKEEYTDYVVGDPVKIFTNVKEELTIGTVRKVLKDATGLDGYVVEEPDGNVIVLFQGSKGPGKEGAAADWLDNDLPMAHNIISNKSEVTPQLQSASRSLNQVLKDYPNAQITVYGHSLGSMNAQYALATVSDIDRIAGAYIYNGPNVYPALTEAEKARVNALKYRIHNYIDQKDFVPIGYSGKDAPGYKSPVGTSEGAIGIVYRVDSKTNLNPIDQHVWGGYQWNTDGSLKVKEGSSKLEQHYSNALHHVSSEMYHYATLKATLSRGGFSSRETIYLDSEQARILAQGLVKVAETTHQTLEKETTSTLTEVNEVYSSLGNVPFGFILSPDEVRQAYSSAGVDYHSLVGDGTNQVEKFITRSNQLKQDLVDLESQIQAGIEQKVTEDQTLAQRIQEWTSTIN; encoded by the coding sequence ATGTACACTGAACAAGAGAGACAAAGAATAGCTAAGGAGGAGTATACAGATTATGTAGTTGGCGACCCTGTTAAGATTTTTACCAATGTCAAAGAAGAACTAACCATCGGCACAGTCCGTAAGGTACTCAAAGATGCAACAGGTTTGGATGGTTATGTTGTTGAAGAGCCTGACGGCAATGTGATAGTCTTGTTCCAAGGTTCTAAAGGTCCAGGGAAGGAAGGCGCTGCAGCAGATTGGCTGGATAATGATTTGCCGATGGCGCACAATATTATATCTAATAAGTCAGAAGTGACGCCCCAACTTCAGTCTGCTTCCAGAAGTCTGAACCAGGTTCTGAAGGACTACCCTAATGCTCAAATTACAGTCTACGGTCACTCGTTAGGCTCAATGAATGCTCAATATGCTCTGGCCACTGTTTCGGATATTGACCGCATTGCTGGGGCTTATATCTATAACGGCCCAAATGTTTATCCTGCTTTGACGGAAGCAGAAAAAGCCAGAGTGAATGCTCTGAAATACCGTATTCATAATTACATTGATCAAAAGGATTTCGTTCCTATTGGCTATTCAGGGAAAGATGCTCCCGGCTATAAATCACCTGTAGGAACGAGTGAGGGGGCAATCGGCATAGTCTATCGTGTGGACAGCAAGACTAATCTCAATCCTATTGATCAACACGTGTGGGGTGGTTATCAATGGAACACCGACGGCAGCCTAAAAGTAAAGGAAGGTTCTTCAAAACTAGAACAACATTATTCCAATGCTCTCCACCATGTCTCGTCGGAAATGTACCACTATGCTACTTTAAAAGCAACCCTATCCCGTGGTGGCTTCAGTTCGCGTGAAACCATCTATCTGGACAGCGAACAAGCCCGCATCCTGGCTCAAGGACTGGTTAAGGTTGCGGAAACTACTCACCAAACACTCGAAAAAGAGACCACTTCCACCCTTACAGAGGTGAATGAAGTCTACAGTAGCTTAGGAAACGTCCCTTTTGGCTTCATTTTGAGTCCTGATGAAGTGAGACAGGCCTACAGCAGTGCAGGTGTTGACTATCATAGCCTGGTAGGAGATGGCACCAATCAAGTCGAGAAGTTTATCACTCGCTCCAATCAACTCAAGCAGGACTTAGTAGATTTAGAAAGTCAAATCCAAGCAGGGATCGAGCAGAAAGTAACGGAAGACCAGACGTTAGCACAGAGGATACAAGAATGGACCAGTACGATAAATTAA